The Oryctolagus cuniculus chromosome 13, mOryCun1.1, whole genome shotgun sequence sequence AGTGGGTATTTCGCGAGTTTTGGTTGGCACGCGTTGGCTTCTCCTGGGTGGGAGCCGGGGATGCCGCAGTAGCAGGGCTCAGCCATGCTACAGTGCCCAGAGCcagagcagccccctccccagacagAGAATGACCCCACCCGCAGCGCCAGGGATGGCAGCCTTGAGGAGCCGTGTGTCTGTTGAGAAGGAACAGAATTCTGGGTGAACGGGACACAGCCCTTCCAAGACAACGGGCGTGAAGTTCCTGAGGCTATGATTTGTAaactcatgtatttttttcttttctgttttttttttttttataatatttacttgagagatagaagttacagacagagagagggagagagacagaggtcttccatctgccagttccctccccaaatagcctcaacagctggagctgggcgcaTCTGAAGctatgagctaggagcttctcgcgggtcttgcatgtgggtgccagggcccaagggtttgggccatcttccactgctttcccaggccatagcagagagctggatcggaagtggagcctctgAGCCTCTGagcgaaccagaacccatatcggatgctgatTCTGTAGGCtgaagctttacccgctacaccacagcactggccccacgatgcgtttgttttaaaaattagatttcttttttttttttttttttgaagaagagtattattctcttttttgacaggccgagttagacagtgagagatggagagacagagagaaaggtcttcttttcgttggttcaccccccaaatggccgctgcggccgccgtgctgcactgatcagaatccaggagccaggtacttcctcctggtatcccatgcgggggcagggcccaagctaTTGGGCCAtaccccactgccttcccgggccacagcagagagctggactggaagaggagcaatagggacagaatccggcgccccaactgggactagaacctggggtaccggtgccgcaggcagaggattagccaagtgagccatggcaccagccaagagTATTATTCTTTAAGAGTAAACCGTATTTACAGAAAAGATCTAAGCAGTACACAAAGACATGAGGCAAAAAGGAGTGACCCCACCTCCCCAAAACCTCGCTCCCTGTTGAGTGTATGTGTCGGGTTTTCTCTCACTGGTACACCCCTTGCCTGTGTCGGGGATCAGGAACCTCCTGGCTGTCACCTTGTGTTTTTCACTTAcagtgggtccctgtcatcctcCCATAGCCCTCCGCATGGAGCCACCTGGTAACTTTCAAACTGCAGTATACCGGGGTCTTAGTTTCCGAGCCATTTGTTTGGAATGGCTTTGCAGGAGGCTTCCCAGGGAGTATAGGAATTATAAGCAGGTGCTGTTAGAGAGCTTGGTTCCCAGAGGTGGGCTGTACAGGGATGCCACCTGTGCCGTCATGTCCAGGTCCCAGACAGAGGACCGAGGGGAAGCGGCCCCCTGGACTGTCTTGCAGTCCTGTGCTGGAGATGGAACTCGGCTGCGGGATGGTGGGTGACAACTTGTGGTTGGCGAAACACTGCTGTGAATACCTTGGGTGAATATTGGCAGTTCCTGTAGCGCCCTCAGGGGGTACGAGTTACGTGAATGGTTACTTCTCTGTCCATGTGTTGGGAAGCATCACCAGCACATCGAACTCAACGATTTTCAGGAAGTTAGTACTCGGGATAAGATTTAGAAGGAAGCTGATGTAATAGAGGGAAGTGACTGGCTAAAGAACACTACGGAGGACACAGGGATGGTGGGGATGGCTCTCAGCAGTGGGGGTTTATACGCACCAGCCCAGGCAGGGGACGAAAATACCAGGCTTGGTGTAGACGGAACCATGAGGCCTGCCTCTCGAGCTGTTTGTACAAGTCAAGTGTTTCAGGCTGTAACTGCCAACATTCCCGACCTAGCAGAGATCAGGCTGTGAGGAGGAGTGGGCTCTGCCTCCTGTTTTGGAATCAGATCCGGCCACGCGTGAATGCCGTCTTCTTCCCTGATCTGACTTCTGAGTCTTGGGTTTATCTGTGCGGGACTTTTCATCTTCAGGGGTTCTTGTGAAAGATGGCATTAATTTTCAGGCATCGTGTAAGGCTTATTTGGCCTGATGTGTCATGGGCATTCAGTTGGGCGTCTGTGGCTGGGGTCCCTGTGTGGCGCAGCACCCAAATCCCAAGATCCTGGGACCAGTTCACCGCTCCTTGTCAGGTGCAGCTCACCCTTGGCAGTGCCACACAATGCTCCCAGGTCATGATTGAGTCAGTATCTTGATTCTCACGGGACCTCCAACTGCACAGGCACAGGACTTGCTTTTCTTGTCCACTGCTGCACGCCTGCTTCCTGTGACTGGGCCTGCTTCCCGCCTATGTGAAGACGTGGAAGGGAGGGCACACTGGTTGTGTAGTGTCCTCTGAGCCGCTGCCCTGCTCTGACCTGGCCGCTCCTGACAGCAGCGAATCCTGCTgggctcttcctttcttctcttactGTCTGAGAGGCAGACTGATGGAGAAATCTCCACTCACAATTCTACTCCACAGATGCCCAtaagtgtccagggctgggcctgccaaAGGTGGgcgctggaactcaatccaggtctcccacgtgggtggcaagaacccagcgacttgagccatcagctgctccctcccagcgtgggcacaagcagggagctggaactgggcacagagctgggactcaaacccagctgcCGGGCCAGATGCTCCCCTTGGGCCCACTTAGGCAGGGTCGTTCTTGTGCAGGGTCtccaagaagaaaaaggaagccgTTTCTCCCTGGGCACTGTCTGTGGCTTTGGGTGGCAGAAGGGCTGGTCCTGGCCTTCTAGGCTGATACCTTACAGAAACGCACCCCTTTCTTGTAGAAGAGAAACAGGTTATATTCCCAGCTACTCAGACAAGCCTGCCCAATTCaacgggttgtagatttagagtGGTTTCCAGTTTCTGGATTTTCCGCAATGCTTTGTTCGCAGTGTTGTGAAATACTGACTGTTACCATCTTGCCTGTCATAGAGTAGTTGGCCTTGGCGCCACTGGTCTGTACTTCTGATTGCCCATGAAACTttgttcctccccctcccccttattTTTCTTAGATCTTGAAATATGTGGAGTGCTTCACCGGACCCAATATTATGGCCATGAACACAATGCTGATTAACAAACCTCCAGATGTTGGTAAaggatttttcttcttattattttagattgatttattcatttgaaaggcagagttacagatagagagagatcttccatctgctggttcactcccaagatgtctCCTaatagccagcactggaccaagctgaagccaggatcctggagctcctctgggtctcccctgatgggtggcaggagcccaagcacttgggccatcttctgctgattcccaggcacatcagaatggagctggattggaagtggagcagccgggacttgaaccagcgctcataaaggatgccagcattgtaggtggtactTAACCAGCGGTGCCACCACAATGGCTCCAGGACTCTTCTTATTAAGGAGAACATAGAAAAAAATTGTTCAATTAAAATATGTGAGGTTGATGTTCTGACCTTGCTGGTGCAGaacttccaggcttctggctcagaCTGGCTTTGCTCCTGCAGTTGtagtggctggttcactccccaaatggccacaatgaccaaagctgggctgatccaaagccaggagcttcttctgggtctcccctggaagtgcaggggcccaaggacttgggccacagtaaactgctttctcagcccattgcacagagcaggatcggaagtggagcagccaggactgaaacccccacccatatgggatgtggcactgcagatggcgactttaccctctatgccacagtgccggcccctccccatgTTGATTTGACATCCAGTTGGTTGCTTCTCTCTCGAGGTTGATTTTTCTGTAGTGTTGTTTCATTTGCCTGGGGATAGGTCATTTTTCCGGTTTTCCAGGCAAAGGATAAGGAATTCTGAGACTTGGACAAATGTCTTTTTAAGATATTAGatttaatttgattatttatttaaaattataaatatttatctgaGAAGAAAAGAGTACAAGAAAGagcccatcttctgattcactccccagatacttgcaatgcctggggctgggccaggaactcaatccaggtacccacctgggtggcaggaactaaggtacttgaaccatcttcacccagtgccttccagggtgcagagtggcaagaaactggagttaggagccaggactgagtatcaaacccaggcatctgaattgggatgcagatgtcctcaccagtgtcttaaccacgggGCCTCTTGTCTGCCCTTGAACAGCTTTTAACAGCAGGTTCTCTTTCAGGCAAGAAGACGTCCCGTCATCCCTTGCACCAGGATCTGCACTTTTTCCCCTTCCGGCCCAGCAATCTCATTGTTTGTGCGTGGACCGCGATGGAGCACATTGACCGGAACAACGGTTGTCTGGTGGTGCTTCCCGGCACCCACAAAGGCCCCCTGAAGCCGCACGACTACCCGCAGTGGGAGGTAGGTCTGTCTAGGAGCCGAATTTCCTTCCCAGTTTTAAATTTCACTCAGCATCCATAAAGAGCATACAGGGGAGAGGGCACTGCCTTTCTTAGCCAAGCGCTGTCCCGAGACTTAGAAATGCGATCAGGGCCAGTTGCCGGATGTCAGACCAAACACCCAGTGTAGTTGTCCTTTGAACATGCATTTGAAAACCGGCCCAGGTGGGGAACTTGAGCAGGTGCTGTGGAGGGCCCGAGATGGCACGGCCTAATCGCAGAGGAAGACATAGCACTTCAGTCCTGGATGTGGGTGATACGTGCCCCCTGAGTCTGCTCACTGACCGTGGCTCTGAGAGCGGAGAAGAGGATGGGACCGTGTGCTGCAACTGCAGAGGCCATCGGGGCTCTGTGGAGGGCTGCGCCGGGGAGAATGGCTCAAGCAGGAGGCCTGGGttaaagggcagagagacagaaagagagagagagacagagctcttccacctgcaggttcactccccaaatgatcacagcagccagggctgcgccaggtcTCCCCCgtaggcggcagggacccacacacttgatacctgctgtgtcacaggatgtgcgtcagcaagaagctgggtccagAAGCctaggaaccaggactcaaaccgggcaTTCTGATGTGGCATGTGGGTTTCCCAGTCATCATCTTTGCCCCAAACTGAGCATATTTTGAATCTATAACATGATcactttgacacacacacacacacaacacaaacacaccctTGTGCAATCCCTACCACAATCGAgataagctctctctctctctcttttttttttttaaaggcagagtggacagtgagagagagagagagagagaaaggtctttctttgccattgtaTCACCCTccaatgcggccggcgcaccgcgctgatccgatggcaggagccaggtgcttctcctggtctcccatggggtgcagggcccaagcacttgggccatcctccactgcactccctggccacagcagagagctggcctggaagaggggcaaccaggacagaatctggtgccccgactgacctagaatctggtgtgccggtgccgcaaggcgaaggattagcctagtgagctgcagcgctggcgaGATAAGCTCTCTTAATCACAGGTAAACACTGAGTTACTTTCTGGCTTTGTGCATCCGTGCAGCTGTAGATGCTGGGGACTGTTAAGCTCCTTTAAGCCAACGAGTGGCGGCATCAGATCAGTCCTTGAGGAAGAATAGGCTGACACTCTGGCCCAGGATGCACTGGAGCTGTGGGCGTCCAGAGCCAGAGGAACCAGAAGGAGACCATGAGCATTTGAAGCATAATATGAGGAGGTTGGGAAGGCCTGAGAGACGGTTGGGCTGGAAGAGCACCTGCGGCTGAGCAGGAAGTGGGGGTTGTGGgtcttcagaaatgaagaaccTCTGAACGTTCGTCTCCGTTAGTTAGAATTCTTGCACGGATGATTAGTGTCACGTGAAAATATTTGAGTCTGATCCTGTTAGAAAAACTTGGAATTGTGAGATCATCCATGAAGTTCCAGTTTTGGTGAGAGTTAGTGCAAGTAAGCAGCAGGAGAGGCTCTGGATGCCTTAGGCCAGAGGGAACGTCTGTAggactccagggccaggctggggctgtgccccTCTGCGGGGCTCAGAGTGGTGGCAGCTGCGGGGCTGGGGGGTCTGACTCACGGAGCCTGGGTCACATTTCCACCTGGACCAGAAGAGAAGGGCACTGGGTCAAGGTTCACCACTCTGCAGCAGGGAAGTGGGCGCAGACAGAGGCATGGGATTTGGGATCCCTTGGGAAGGGGAATGGGTGCTCCTGCCTCCATGCCCCCCAGTGACCCATGTAAACTCCCACACTGTGAACTTTATTGTCTTTCTCgctgtctgtctttcctctctcccttccttccctcctccctctctttccctcgctctctgtctctctccctccctctgtcccttccttccttctctttttctttcagagaCAAACACAGCGCATGCatgcactcccatctactggttcacgctTCCCAGAAACCCGCAGTGGCAGAGAccaaggagctgggagctcaggccaggtctctcatgtgggtggcaggaacccaagtaattttttaaaataggagcttacagcttattattttatttatttttaagatattttatttatttgaaaggcagagttacagagagaggtagagtttgagagagagaggtcttccatccactggttgactccccagatgtccaaaacggccaaagctgtgcagatccgaagtcaggagccaggagcttcttctgggtctcccatgtgggtgcaggggcccaaggacttgggccaccttccactgctttcccagtccatatcagagagctggtcggaagaggagcagctgggactagaaccagcgcccatatggattgcgGGTtttagcacttcaggccaaggctttaacccactgtgccatagcaccggccccaggaacccaagtacttgacccatcacctgctgcctcccagggtctgcattagtaggaagctggaggcgGGTATGGAACTCAGGCCCCTCATGTGGAGTGCAGGCATCTACACAGCTAAGCCAAACACACACCCTGAGGCTTGCAAGCTTTACATGCTTCTCACTTGAGTTTCTGCAATAAAGATGTAACCCATTACCTAAAGCGATAACTTGCTTTGGAAACAGTTTTAAACAAACACCAAATgtattcttttggttttttttcttactaaggACATGACATAAATGCTTTTgagcaaaaagtaaataaagtacaAATTGAGCATTTCCACCCTGCCCCTATTTCAGAAGGACTGGCTTCTCAGAGACGCGGCCCTGTAATGGAGAAGAATGTTCGCGAGCTCTGGGAGAGGACACTGCTGGCAAAGACTGTTACAGAGTCAGCTGGCAGGGTCAGGAGGAGGGCGGGAAGGGTGACCCCTGTACTGATCCAAAAGGCAAAGCCCGTCTGAGGCTTCCTGTTTGACTCAGTCAtgaaatttcaaagattttaataCCAACACATGACTTCTCAAACCAGACACCTGAGAGGCTTTTGCGTATGGAAAAATttggctttctttatttttttaaaataattatttatttattttaaaggcagagatacacacatacacacacacacacacacacacacacagtgagagagggaaagagagggagagagagcaagagagcgcttccatctgctggttccctcccctaatggctgcaagggctggggttgggccaagctaatgcctggagcttcttcctggtctcccacattggtgcaggcacccaggcacttgcgccatcttctgttgcctccccaggcacattagcaggaagctggattggaagtggagcagccaggacttgaactggcgcccacatgggatgccagcaatataGGCAAAAGCTCAACCcatataccacagtgctggcccctgaaaactTTTCCAAGACTCTGAttcagatgtctctttctcttggaAGAACAGAGAGCGCCCGTGCTCCCGTGGTGAGCCGTTGAACAAGTTTTTACTGATGCTGCTGCTTCCTCGCGTTTAGCTGTGTCTTCTCTTGTGTGTCGCAGGGAGGAGTTAACATAATGTACCACGGGATCCAGGACTACGAGAAGAACAACGCCCGCGTGCACCTTGTGATGGAGAAGGGGGACACAGTTTTCTTTCATCCTTTGCTCATCCATGGATCCGGGCGGAACAGAACCCAAGGCTTCCGGAAGGTATGCGTTCACGTTGCTGCAGCTCTCAGAGATGATGAgttagaaacaaaaattttaagatatatgaAAATGTGAAGGGTGTGCGAGTTTTAACTAAACTGGACTTTAGTACAGTTTGTTTACCAGGAAATCAATTTCTGGGCCTTGTGCCTTTTTGGCTCTTATCAGTGAGAAGCCAGAGAACCTCAGGATCCTAATCATGTGGATATTGACTACTGACACATGAACGTGCTCGGGATGGCTTCTTCTGGGGCTAAAATGTGGAATTTAGATGCTTGTGTAGATGATAACTGGAGGGAACTTCATGTTAATATTACTGCTGGGAAAACAGTATTGATCCAATACACGTTGTATTGATTCTGAATTGATTGCCCTGAAGCCAGAACGAACAgcagccatatatatatatatatatatatatatatatatatatatcttttttaatcCCTTGGCCTTAGAAGGTTTTAATTTCATTGCTTGCATTCAAAAGGGAATGAGGATCCTCACACACCCCAGATGGTTGACTTCTTGGTCTCACAGACTGACAGTCCCGTGGGTGCACATTCTCCCAGGATAACATGCTGTCCACACCCAATACTGGAGCTCCTTTGGGGCCCAGTGGGGCTTTCCAGTTCATGATGCTGTTCCCACCAATCCCTGAAGCCTCTCTGAGGCCAAAGGTCAGGGGTCACATTTCATGTTCCATCCATTCATTTTCTTCCCCGGGCTCCGTAGGGCCCAGATTAGGCTGAGGCAAGTTGAGGCAGCCTCCCAAGCGGCAAAATTTAAGGggatgaggccagtgctgtggtgtagtagactaagcctctgcttgtggtgctggcatccgatatggctgctggttcgtgtcccagctgctcctcttccaatccagagtctgctatggctgggaaagcagtggaagatggcccaagtgcttgggtccctccacccacatgggagacccggatgaggatcctggctttggcctggcccagctctggccattgtggtcatttggggagtgaaccagcggatggaggacctttcactctctctgtctctgtacttgacctctcaaaaaaaaaaaaaataacacttaaaaaaattgagaggatTCCAATAAAACCTCAGCAATCAAGGTCCCTTACATTTTTCCCAAGTCACAATGAACACAAACAACCCATCCTGTGCAACAATGCCAGAATCTTAAATAGAAGATGGGATTGGACTCTGCACTCACACAGCCCTCCGAGCCACTGGAGTGAGGAGGTGCAGGGACAGTTATGCAAATGTCGCTGTGGGTTTTACTAGATGACTGTGCAGTGTTCCTCCAGGATGTTTTCAGTAGCCTTAATGCCCTGGAAAAATATTAATCATCATGACATAACAATGTGAATGCCAGCGCACACATGTTTGCCTTTGCCTGGGGCTCTGCTGTGGCTACACGGGGGCTCACCTAAGGAAACGGAGTTTGGCACTCCACTCTCTGGAAGCTCCATGTGTTGGGGAAAGTAGTAAGTCCTCCTTCAGGGTGCAGTCACCTTAAGATATCTGACCTGTGGCAAAGACAGTGAGTTTTAACGTTGCTTTGCCACTTAGGTCTGTGTATAAGTTTTTCTAGAACGGGAAGAACCACATAACTTAAGCCTTTGCCTTGAAGGAAACAGCGGCCTTGGCCTTGAAGTGTTCCCTCTGATTTGCGAGGAGGTGGGCATGGGTTTTCTTTCCACGGTGTCTTTTGTTTTCATGCTTGCCATCAGAATACTAACCCTCCCAAATTTGGCAGGGGGACTAGCCTTGGAACTAAGAAGATGACGGGCAACTTGGGATACCTGGTTTTGTGAGGCTTAGGAAAATCCCATGGCAAAGTTCTCTCACCTAGGGGATTGTGTTTCCTGTCCCCTCtataccttttcttttcttaaagatgtattttttatttgaaaggcagagtgacagagaaagggagagagagagagagagagagagagagagaatctttgatgcactggttcactcctcaaatggctgcaatagccagagctgggccaggctgaaagcagaatCCTGGAAGTCTGTGtggggcaaggacccaagtgctttcccaggcacactgccagggagctggattgaaagtggagcagcctcccTTGAAgttgaactctgatatggaatatgggtgtctgcctccccctcttcccccatCTAcacctttcaatttattttttttatgtttttatttattgatttgagaggcggagttatggtgagaggcagagagagagagagagagagagagagaggtcttccatccactggtacactccccaattggctgcaatggccagagctgggctgatctgaagccaggagccaggaccttcttccaagtctcccacatgggtgcaggggaccaagtaatTAAGCCaccttctactaccttcccaggccataggagagctggattggaagaggagcagccaggacacgaaccagtgcccatatgggatgccggtgatgtAGGCAAAGGCTtagttcactatgccacagcaccagccccccatctacaccttttaaaaaacaatgatcGGCTCAGCTGCCTCAGTTATCACACCTGGTTAAAAACCATTTGTAAATTTTCAGTTAGGCTTTAACTGGGGTCCTGGGAGAGGGAAGGATATGAGCTACAGAGAGACTGATTTTGTGTCCCATGGAGCAGGCTTCCAGTGTAGAAACCCACCCTGTCTGAAATAATTGGCTGGGTAAGAGAAGGCCTCCCTGCCTGGTTGGTTGCTGGCAGCAATGGGATGTGTTTCTCAGTTTCACCACTCTCCACAGGCAATTGCCTGCCATTACGCCAGTGCTGACTGCCACTACATTGATGTGGAAGGCACCAGCCAAGAAAACATTGCGAAGGAAGTTATAGGAATGGCGGCTAAATTCCACGTCCCTGAGGACACCATGGACTTCAAGGTACGCTTGTGAAAAATAAGGTACAGGTGTCAGGTGTGTTTTCAGATGCTTCACGGTTCTCCCACCCAGTTTAATTCTGGGAGGTGCAGAGTGCACTGCTGAGCCACACTGAGAGTGGCAGTGGCCTTTCCGGCTGCACCTGCTTCCCCCTGCAGGGGACCCGGGCACCTGCAGCTGCAGCTCTGTGTCTTGCGGAGGTCCCACAGTGCGAGGTCAGACCTGTTGCACACAGCACAGACAAGAACAAAAGTAGGAAGCAGATTTCGGTGAGATAAAATGAAGCACCAAATGCTACCTTCtgaaggcagagcagggaggtCCAAGTTCGGGATGGCCATCACAGGCCTCCAGTATCACCACAGAATCGTGCATTTGGCCATTAGCGAAGCCAGTGAGGCTGCCAGAGAGCAATGCCCAAGCACATGTTCCTTTTGGTAAACTTGCCTCTGGGGTTTGAGGAGAGGCGCAGCTTGCATACAGCAGGGGTAAAGATCAGGAACATTTATTGAGTAGGGCCATGAAACAGTGCTGCATATGCTCTCTTAGTGGACACACATCACGCGTACATCATCATTTTTAGCTAGTGGATATTCTGCTGAAGACCAGTAGACAGATTATCAGTCAAGGCAAATAACTAAACGTGGTGACCTTAGTTCCTATAATATGTGCATTTTATCTGCTCTTGTTATTTAATTTGTAATAGATAATGACAAGTGCAATCGCAAATGCTTCCTAGGGAGACGGGCTATCACAGGGACTCTGGGCTGCTGAGTGTGCTGTAGGACACtgcctgccaaggcagccaccaGCCGTTGCCAGTCACCTTCTGAAGTAGCTTCCCGGCATGAGAATCTTCTTCCTTCATTACCTGCAAGTGTGACCCCAGC is a genomic window containing:
- the LOC100344175 gene encoding phytanoyl-CoA dioxygenase, peroxisomal isoform X1, whose product is MHIKRKLDQRWSSQDSNQALRNGMYTLDNNVLSLEQRKFYEENGYLVIKNLVSHADIQRFRSEFERICRKEVRPPGLMVMKDVAIVKSEQNLSEKSVTKIQNFQEDEELFRYCTLPEILKYVECFTGPNIMAMNTMLINKPPDVGKKTSRHPLHQDLHFFPFRPSNLIVCAWTAMEHIDRNNGCLVVLPGTHKGPLKPHDYPQWEGGVNIMYHGIQDYEKNNARVHLVMEKGDTVFFHPLLIHGSGRNRTQGFRKAIACHYASADCHYIDVEGTSQENIAKEVIGMAAKFHVPEDTMDFKDVWIFRSRLVKGERVNL
- the LOC100344175 gene encoding phytanoyl-CoA dioxygenase, peroxisomal isoform X3; translation: MDQLRAGARLRILLGHLGHPSAAAIVAHSTSGTASPASFQPQQFQYTLDNNVLSLEQRKFYEENGYLVIKNLVSHADIQRFRSEFERICRKEVRPPGLMVMKDVAIVKSEQNLSEKSVTKIQNFQEDEELFRYCTLPEILKYVECFTGPNIMAMNTMLINKPPDVGKKTSRHPLHQDLHFFPFRPSNLIVCAWTAMEHIDRNNGCLVVLPGTHKGPLKPHDYPQWEGGVNIMYHGIQDYEKNNARVHLVMEKGDTVFFHPLLIHGSGRNRTQGFRKAIACHYASADCHYIDVEGTSQENIAKEVIGMAAKFHVPEDTMDFKDVWIFRSRLVKGERVNL
- the LOC100344175 gene encoding phytanoyl-CoA dioxygenase, peroxisomal isoform X2, with product MVMKDVAIVKSEQNLSEKSVTKIQNFQEDEELFRYCTLPEILKYVECFTGPNIMAMNTMLINKPPDVGKKTSRHPLHQDLHFFPFRPSNLIVCAWTAMEHIDRNNGCLVVLPGTHKGPLKPHDYPQWEGGVNIMYHGIQDYEKNNARVHLVMEKGDTVFFHPLLIHGSGRNRTQGFRKAIACHYASADCHYIDVEGTSQENIAKEVIGMAAKFHVPEDTMDFKDVWIFRSRLVKGERVNL